Proteins found in one Odontesthes bonariensis isolate fOdoBon6 chromosome 11, fOdoBon6.hap1, whole genome shotgun sequence genomic segment:
- the LOC142391677 gene encoding calsequestrin-2-like, protein MQQMWLSLLSVLCLHLVFLCTAEEGLEFPNFDGKDRVLDINERNYKKALKRYDLLGLFYHEPLPANKGLQKRFQMTELVLELTAQVLENKDIGFGMVDSQKDAKVAKKLGLEEVGSLYVFKDDRVIEFDGELSADTLVEFLLDVLEDPVEMINNAMELRAFERMEEDIRLIGYFKGEDSYYKAFQEASERFQPYIKFFATFDKSVAKHLSLKMNEVNFYEPFMEEPAILPGRPLSEMDIVEFVNQHRRATLRKLRAENMFETWEDDMDGIHIVAFAEEEDPDGYEFLEILKDVARDNTNNPELSIVWIDPDDFPLLTTYWEKTFKLDLFRPQIGVVNVTDADSVWLDMSNDEDLPTAEELEDWIEDVLSGRVNTEDDDEFADDQENDPYITEDSDESHDRDEEDDSDD, encoded by the exons ATGCAACAAATGTGGCTCTCTCTTCTGTCTGTCCTGTGCCTTCACCTGGTCTTCCTCTGCACTGCGGAGGAAGGTCTCGAGTTCCCCAACTTTGACGGGAAGGACAGGGTGCTGGACATCAACGAGCGCAACTACAAGAAGGCTCTGAAGAGATACGACCTGCTGGGCCTGTTCTACCATGAACCGCTGCCGGCCAACAAAGGCCTGCAGAAGCGGTTCCAGATGACGGAGCTGGTGCTGGAG CTTACAGCTCAAGTCCTGGAGAACAAAGACATTGGTTTTGGAATGGTGGACTCCCAGAAGGATGCCAAAGTTGCAAAAAAACTGG GTCTGGAGGAGGTGGGCAGCTTGTATGTCTTCAAGGATGACCGTGTGATTGAGTTTGACGGGGAGCTCTCGGCAGACACGTTGGTGGAGTTTCTCCTGGAT GTGCTGGAGGACCCAGTAGAAATGATCAATAATGCCATGGAGCTGCGAGCCTTCGAGAGAATGGAAGAAGACATCCGCCTCATTGGTTACTTCAAAGGAGAGGATTCGT ACTACAAAGCATTTCAGGAGGCCTCGGAGCGGTTTCAACCTTACATCAAGTTTTTTGCTACATTTGACAAATCT gTCGCCAAACATCTTTCCCTTAAGATGAATGAAGTGAATTTCTATGAGCCGTTCATGGAGGAGCCGGCCATCCTGCCCGGCAGACCTCTGTCAGAGATGGACATTGTCGAATTTGTCAATCAACACAGGAG GGCTACTTTGAGGAAGCTCCGGGCAGAGAATATGTTTGAGACATGG GAGGACGATATGGACGGGATACATATTGTAGCCTTTGCTGAGGAAGAAGATCCAG ATGGCTATGAATTCCTGGAGATCCTGAAAGACGTGGCCAGAGACAACACCAACAATCCGGAGCTCAGTATCGTCTGGATTGATCCTGATGACTTCCCACTG cTAACGACTTACTGGGAGAAAACCTTCAAGTTAGACCTATTTAGACCTCAGATCGGCGTGGTCAATGTCACAGAT GCCGACAGCGTCTGGCTGGACATGTCCAATGACGAGGACCTGCCCACCgcagaggagctggaggacTGGATTGAGGACGTTCTGTCGGGGAGGGTGAATACTGAGGACGACGACGAGTTCGCGGACGACCAGGAAAACGATCCCTACATCACAGAAGACAGCGATGAAAGCCACGACCGAGATGAAGAAGACGACAGCGACGATTAA